In Bosea vestrisii, the following are encoded in one genomic region:
- a CDS encoding alpha/beta hydrolase domain-containing protein has protein sequence MFKIDPSESRNRSIVDLSHAPRDADGLVSYGGDFCILRPAEPGRGNGRLLFEFVNRGNKRALHFFNDAPSGNMPLSLADAGNGFLMREGYAVAWLGWQGDLWPGDDRCTLSVPVAREGTTAIEGKIFAEFTPTSDGVKVYPLSAATTCRSYPVVPHAHSSASLTRRRYYWSSREEVPRDRWDFARTEGGQGADNQGAERAVMPSDFHIHMPDGFEPGWIYELVYLGQDPLVLGLGHSAVRDFVAALRHGDAAGSDEVAREVAALEIERAYCWGRSQSGRCIRDFIYHGFNEDLAGRKVFDGAMPHVSGAGKMWLNQRFAKPTLLPGQSYENHTAPADIFPFSYAASSDHLTGARDAILKRPNSDPFVIHTDSASEYWHRRASLVHTDTEGNDLAQPETVRIYLWASSQHWAYPRDVELTSGISEQLFNTVATSMFFRALLRRLDDWVTRGIAPPESRIPLVAEGTLATFEDWRASFPQIPAVTCPASESRLEAMDYGTNYAAGILDQVPPAIYASRSYAVRVPGVDADGNDIAGLRAPMVQAPLGTYTGWSVRRRELGAGAMVGVTGSYIPFPETREVAEATRDPRTSILDRYPTADAYRDAIAAAVDGLIRDGFVIEEDRSRCIALAKDWGCSRHRVVLGS, from the coding sequence ATGTTCAAGATCGATCCATCGGAATCTCGCAACCGGTCGATAGTCGATCTCAGCCATGCTCCGCGCGACGCGGATGGTCTCGTCTCATACGGTGGCGATTTCTGCATCCTGCGCCCGGCCGAACCGGGGCGTGGCAACGGCCGGTTGCTGTTCGAGTTCGTTAACCGTGGCAACAAGCGCGCTCTTCATTTCTTCAACGACGCGCCGTCAGGAAATATGCCTCTCAGCCTCGCCGATGCCGGCAACGGCTTTCTGATGCGCGAGGGTTACGCGGTCGCCTGGCTCGGATGGCAGGGGGATCTGTGGCCCGGAGATGATCGCTGCACGCTTTCGGTGCCGGTGGCACGCGAAGGGACAACCGCGATCGAAGGGAAGATCTTCGCGGAATTCACCCCGACCTCGGACGGAGTGAAGGTATATCCGCTCAGCGCCGCCACGACCTGCCGCAGTTATCCCGTGGTGCCCCATGCCCATTCCTCCGCGTCGTTGACGCGACGCAGATATTATTGGAGCAGCAGGGAAGAGGTTCCCCGGGATCGCTGGGATTTCGCTCGCACCGAGGGAGGACAGGGGGCCGACAATCAAGGCGCCGAACGAGCCGTCATGCCGTCCGACTTCCATATCCATATGCCGGATGGATTTGAGCCAGGCTGGATCTACGAACTTGTTTATCTCGGCCAGGACCCGCTCGTCTTAGGCTTGGGACACAGCGCAGTCCGTGACTTCGTCGCGGCGTTGCGGCACGGCGACGCCGCTGGAAGCGACGAAGTGGCACGCGAGGTTGCCGCCCTGGAAATCGAACGCGCTTATTGCTGGGGGCGCTCTCAATCAGGACGCTGCATCAGGGACTTCATCTACCACGGGTTCAATGAGGATTTGGCTGGCCGCAAGGTCTTCGACGGCGCCATGCCTCACGTCTCGGGCGCCGGAAAAATGTGGCTCAATCAGCGCTTTGCCAAGCCGACGCTCCTGCCGGGCCAGAGTTACGAGAACCATACCGCCCCGGCCGACATATTTCCCTTCTCCTATGCCGCCAGCTCCGATCATCTGACGGGCGCGCGGGACGCGATCCTGAAGCGGCCGAATTCCGACCCGTTCGTCATTCACACGGATTCCGCATCCGAATACTGGCATCGGCGCGCGTCCTTGGTCCACACGGACACTGAAGGCAACGATCTCGCCCAGCCCGAGACGGTCCGGATCTATCTGTGGGCCAGTTCGCAACATTGGGCATATCCCCGCGACGTCGAGTTGACCTCCGGTATCAGTGAGCAGCTGTTCAATACGGTAGCGACCTCGATGTTTTTTCGAGCGTTGCTTCGCCGCCTCGATGACTGGGTGACACGCGGGATCGCGCCACCCGAAAGCCGGATCCCGTTGGTGGCCGAAGGTACGTTGGCAACCTTCGAGGATTGGCGGGCATCGTTCCCCCAGATCCCGGCCGTCACATGCCCGGCTTCGGAGAGTCGCCTCGAGGCCATGGACTATGGGACAAACTACGCGGCAGGGATTCTGGACCAGGTTCCTCCGGCCATCTATGCATCCCGAAGCTACGCCGTCCGAGTGCCGGGTGTCGATGCGGATGGCAATGACATTGCGGGCTTAAGGGCCCCGATGGTGCAGGCGCCGCTTGGCACCTATACGGGCTGGAGCGTCAGACGAAGAGAATTGGGCGCGGGAGCCATGGTCGGTGTGACCGGCTCATACATACCCTTTCCAGAAACACGCGAGGTCGCAGAGGCGACGCGCGATCCCCGTACCTCGATCCTCGATCGCTATCCGACGGCAGACGCCTACCGCGACGCTATCGCTGCAGCAGTCGATGGTCTGATCCGCGATGGCTTCGTCATCGAGGAGGACCGGTCGCGATGCATCGCACTGGCTAAAGACTGGGGCTGTAGCCGCCATCGGGTCGTTCTAGGGTCCTAA